One part of the Streptomyces ferrugineus genome encodes these proteins:
- a CDS encoding RNA polymerase sigma factor yields the protein MIARVRAGEPEAYAQLVRAHTGIALRAAAALGAGADAEDVVQQAFVKAYCSLDRFKDGAAFKPWLLAIVANETRNTVRTAARQRTLAGREAAFVEAEPLIPESADPAVAALEIERRAALQAALEKLSEEHRLVVTYRYLLEMDESETAQALGWPRGTVKSRLNRALRKLGRLLPDFEPREGGDEHG from the coding sequence GTGATCGCACGCGTACGCGCCGGGGAGCCGGAGGCGTACGCGCAGCTGGTGCGGGCCCATACGGGCATCGCGCTCAGGGCGGCCGCGGCGCTCGGGGCGGGTGCGGACGCGGAGGACGTGGTGCAGCAGGCCTTCGTGAAGGCGTACTGCTCGCTGGACCGGTTCAAGGACGGCGCCGCGTTCAAGCCGTGGCTGCTGGCGATCGTGGCCAATGAGACGAGGAACACAGTGCGCACAGCGGCCCGCCAGCGCACGCTCGCCGGGCGCGAGGCGGCGTTCGTGGAGGCGGAGCCGCTGATACCGGAGTCGGCGGACCCGGCGGTGGCCGCGCTGGAGATAGAGCGCCGTGCCGCACTGCAGGCCGCACTGGAGAAGCTCAGCGAGGAGCACCGTCTGGTCGTCACCTACCGCTATCTGCTGGAGATGGACGAGTCGGAGACGGCCCAGGCCCTGGGCTGGCCCCGGGGCACGGTGAAGTCCCGGCTGAACCGCGCACTGCGGAAGCTGGGGCGGCTGCTGCCGGATTTCGAGCCTCGGGAAGGGGGTGATGAGCATGGCTGA